The candidate division KSB1 bacterium genomic sequence TTTCGGAAGAATTAAATTTGGGTTTAGATAGTTTCCTCTTTTTGGATGACAGTCCTTTTGAGCGTGAACATATGAGAAACAAGCTTCCTGAAGTTGTAACTCTTGAGCTCCCTAAGGATCCTGAGGAATATGTCCGTTTAGGTTGTTTGAAGATAACGATACGTCTGTTACGCGCCCTCCAGACACTGTAACACCAAACCATGTAGAAACAGACGCTGTCAACCAACGGGTATTATCTGTCCAGTTTGCGCCGTCGGTGCTATCGTACAACGCCACAAGCGCGAGGGAGTCCTGCGCCGGTACCTGCGCCGATAGTTTTTGAACCATTTCGTTTAATTGGAACATGATAAGGGTAATCAGGATAATGGTAATTCTCCGTTTCATGATGTCTCCTATTTTCGTCTTCATTCGACTTAATGATATCGTGGTCAACGTTTATGTATCTCTGCAAGTGAGAGCTTTTGTTCCGAGTCTAACGGCAAGGCTGAGTTGCGGCAGGTGACAGGGCACCTAACCTGCGAATTAAAAATAAACTTTGAGAGGGCACGAAACCCAGCCAACGAGCCGAAGCCCTGCCGTCAACTCCAGCCAGTGTTAGGCGATTGTGTATCGCAATGCTCAAATAGTTCTCCACGTAGTACACGATGACAATTTGACTGGAGTTTAGATTTGATGTAATCAGAATCAATAAGATTATTGAACATCATTATCCAACCTTATTCCTTTTAGAATTCTTGCGCCTCCAAGCAATACTGGAGATTCCTTGTCTATCTCGATTCGTGATTTTCCAAGCAATGCTTTAAGTTTAGATTTCACAAAATCGGGGTAATATCTGCTCTCGTAAAATTTGACAAAGTTATAAATAAAATATCTAAGAATTTTGTTCTTGGGCAAAGCATAATCAACAATCATTATGATTCCTTTTGGTTTAGTAACTCTGACCATCTCTTTCAATGATTTTTCTCTTATAGCCAATGGCATTTCATGTAATGCGAAGGAGACACAAGAAACATCAAAATGTCTATCCTCAAATGGTAAATTTGTAGCATCAGCAACTTCAAATTTTACATTTTCATATTTATTCTTCTTTTTGGCTATCTTCACCATATCATCCGATAAGTCAATACCAATAACATCATAGCCATTTTTAGCAAATGCAAATGCCTGTTTTCCAGTTCCAGTTGCAACATCCAGTATTCTTGAGCCATTTCTTGCATTAGTAAAATCTGCAACTTTATCCCTAATTCCTGAAAGGAATATACTAACAAAGTCATAAATGGAAGCCCATCTTCCAAACAATTTCTTTATGTATGAGTAATATTCTTCATCCGTCATAGATTACTTTCAAATTCTATTTGACATAAGTAATTATTTTTTATTTCGCGCCTAACGTTGCAACTCACCCGCTGCGGTGAAAGTAGTACTATACTTTATTTGAAAATTAGTTCTTTACTAAATTCTCAAAATCTGGAATTGCGGATCCGCTGAGCAGTCGGGTGCAGTTGCGTGTTAGCCATCAGATGCTTTTGGGCTCCGATTTTCACTAACGAATGCAGTAAGCTTCTCAACCTTCCAGCTTCTTGCTTGATGTCCCCGAATAAGCATCCTAATTATTATTCATAACTATCTTCGTTTCCCTCCTTCACTCAATCTTCGATCTCCGAATCTGGCCAAAAGGGTGATGGAAGAATTGTCGGTTGCTCAGGTACTCCTGCAGCCTTTTGAAGTTCGATTTCCTGCAAAAGCATTGTAGGGGCTATAGTACTTACATTAATGATCCCAGATTTCGCACGACACACCCCTTTGAAAACCGCGTAATTATTCCCAGTTGCCATTATTTTGTTTATGCTTATTAGGGGAGTTCCAACTAGATCTACTCCCCTGACGAGTGTTTCCTGCCCGTTATCAACATTAACTGTATAAACTAAAATTGGCGTTACACGAAAAGCTCCAGGTCGGCCAGTCTGAAGTGGTCCAGTTATACCGCTCTGGTTATGCTTCAGAATAAGACCATAAGGTTTACCTTGTTGCTTTACCTCCTCAATTAACATCTGCTTCAATTCTTCTGGACTAAATATCTTTTTACTTTCTATAATAAGATTGCTCATGCGTGCCATAGGATCTAATCCATGCCCTGGGCTTTTACGGGCGTGTCCATTGGATTGGGGAAACCCTTCAATTGGTGTACGGGAGAGCAAGAAAGTTCTCAACACCCCATCCTCAATGAGAACAACCCTCTCCGGTGTAACTCCTTCGTCGTCATATTGATACGTTCCATTAAGGGTCTTGCCTTGAAAATAATTCAGCGTCGGGTCGTCAATCACCGTTAGAAACTCTGGAATCACTTGCTGACCCACCTTTCCTTTGAAAGTTTGCTGTTCTTGCTTGGCTCTTTGACGTTCCCCTTCTAACCTATGCCCGATTGCTTCATGGAACAAGACACCAGCCACGTCTGGTGCCAGGATGGCAGGACCATTGTAGGGTTGAAGCACTTCTGCTTCGCGAAGTTGCATAAGCTCTTCGGCCATCCGCTTGACTTCATCGTTAAGTGTCTCGTCGTTTGGTAGCTCTTCAGGGATACGTGTTGCGAAGGTACGGAAGTTTTGCAGTAACATTCCATCATCGGCACGTGTTTTACAATTAACATTTACCTCGTAATACACCTCGTCCGTTGTAATAGTTGAGCCTTCTGTGTTCACATAGTAGGTAGAAATCTTAGTACCAACAACTCTCATTGTTGGATCGAAGATTCCTTTTACCTGAGCTAATGAGCGTGTTACTTCTCGAATTCTATCTGCCCAGAGGTTCTCGTTGAGTTTTAATTTTTTGATTGGTCCGAAGTTTGTTTTTTTGATGTCTGGCGCGAAATCGTCGGCATTCTCTTTATCCGACGCAAATGCCATCTCGCCCTTTTTGCTCTGATAGTCCGATATGGCTCTTTTGTAACTAACGTCGGTAAGCTTCCAGAAAACGGCTCTTAACGAATTCTCATCATTATCTAATGGGGCGAAGGCTTGTCGCCTGAAAAAAGGAGACCTGCTACCTCTTCGCTGTTCTCGATTGGTATTATCAAATTTATAGTCCCCGACTCTTATTTCTACAAAGGCTGTACGACGTTTAGGTGGCCCGAGTCGCATCTGAATGCCACCATACGTTCCAAATAGCCCAACCGTTTCGGCCTCTTGAAGCTGGTAGGAGATAAAATAGGGTGATTCAAACCCTTCCATATGCAGCTCTTTTTGAGAACGCTTTAGCTCTTTGCTTAAGGCCTGGACGATTTTTTTCCGTGCACTATCATTAGAAATCTCATTATCCTGTTGTGCAGCAAATGTGAAAGATGTGATGAGAACCGCTAGAAGCGCTCCAATAAGCAGATGTTTAAACTTTATAATCTTCATAATTAATCCTCTCAATTTCTATGTCATACCTTTAGTGTTTGTGGACAATCGTGGAAACACATGTTTTTACGTATACTTTGTACCTCCCATTGCAGGCTAACAAGTGATTGTACAGTTTCTGAATAACATTAATCCTATA encodes the following:
- a CDS encoding methyltransferase domain-containing protein, giving the protein MTDEEYYSYIKKLFGRWASIYDFVSIFLSGIRDKVADFTNARNGSRILDVATGTGKQAFAFAKNGYDVIGIDLSDDMVKIAKKKNKYENVKFEVADATNLPFEDRHFDVSCVSFALHEMPLAIREKSLKEMVRVTKPKGIIMIVDYALPKNKILRYFIYNFVKFYESRYYPDFVKSKLKALLGKSRIEIDKESPVLLGGARILKGIRLDNDVQ
- a CDS encoding TldD/PmbA family protein translates to MKIIKFKHLLIGALLAVLITSFTFAAQQDNEISNDSARKKIVQALSKELKRSQKELHMEGFESPYFISYQLQEAETVGLFGTYGGIQMRLGPPKRRTAFVEIRVGDYKFDNTNREQRRGSRSPFFRRQAFAPLDNDENSLRAVFWKLTDVSYKRAISDYQSKKGEMAFASDKENADDFAPDIKKTNFGPIKKLKLNENLWADRIREVTRSLAQVKGIFDPTMRVVGTKISTYYVNTEGSTITTDEVYYEVNVNCKTRADDGMLLQNFRTFATRIPEELPNDETLNDEVKRMAEELMQLREAEVLQPYNGPAILAPDVAGVLFHEAIGHRLEGERQRAKQEQQTFKGKVGQQVIPEFLTVIDDPTLNYFQGKTLNGTYQYDDEGVTPERVVLIEDGVLRTFLLSRTPIEGFPQSNGHARKSPGHGLDPMARMSNLIIESKKIFSPEELKQMLIEEVKQQGKPYGLILKHNQSGITGPLQTGRPGAFRVTPILVYTVNVDNGQETLVRGVDLVGTPLISINKIMATGNNYAVFKGVCRAKSGIINVSTIAPTMLLQEIELQKAAGVPEQPTILPSPFWPDSEIED